The Streptomyces durmitorensis genome contains the following window.
GCTCGTCCCCGAACATGCGCCCGGCCGCGCCGAGAGCCCCCTGAATGCCGACGACCCATCCGACGATGGAGATGATTTCCTTCATACGTCCACGATCACCGGCCCCGGGGCGCCGTTCGTCCTGCCGAGGAGGGATCTAGGACTCATCCGAACGATGCAGGGCCGTGCCGGGCTCCCCGCTGATGGACTCCTGGTAGATGTCCGCGTAGGTGCGTGTGTCCTTGATCAGGTCGTCGCAGAACGCGGCGACGTCCGTGCCGACGAGTTCCAGGACCCCCTTGCCGGCGGCGACGCCCTCCTCGAAGAAGTCGACGATCCCGGGGAGCAGGCCCCCGTCGGGCAGGTCGACGGGACCGACCTTGAACAGGTACTTCTGCATCTCCTTGTAGACGATCTGGTAGTCCGGCGGGAGTGCCTTGACCCGGGCCAGGTGCGCCCGCCACTGCTTCTTGCCTTCGATGATGTCCTGGATGCCCACGTCAGCCTCCCAGCCGGCTCAGCTTCTTTGCGACGTTCGCGTTCAACTGCTCGCGCCACCGGTCGCGATGGGTCCGGGCTCCTTCTCCACCGGCCAGCGCCGTGCAGAAGCCCGGGATGTCGTCGCCGAACACGTCGTGGACGCTCTGTCCGTCGGCTGCCGACACTTCGAGCAGCCCCAGGGCGGAGTCGAGGATCGGTGTCAAATTGCGGCCGGTGAAGTCCCCGTAGGGGAAGAGGTGGGCGACGATCTGGTCCCAGGCCTCCCGGTAGTCGTCCGGCAGATCCTTGACCCGGGCTCCGAACGCCTCCCAGTCCCTGGTGAGATCGCTGCCTGTGACCTTCTCCCAGAAGTTCATCTCCCGCCCTCCTTGAGGCTGTCGATGCGTGATGAGACGTACTGCCATTTCGCCCAGAACTTCGCGAGTTCCTCGCGTCCGGCGTCGTTGAGCGCGTAGAACTTGCGCGGCGGACCGACCCCGGACGGCCGTTTGGTCACCTGGACGAGTCCGTTCCGCTCCAGCCGCAGCAGGATGGTGTACACCGTCCCCTCGACGACGTCGGCGAAGCCGAGTTCGTTCAGCCGGCGGGTGATGGCGTACCCGTAGGTTTCCTCGCTGCCGATGATTTCGAGCACGCACCCTTCGAGCGTGCCCTTCAGCATCTCCGTCAGGTCGTCCATCGCGCGGTCTCCTAGCACTAGCGGTACTGCGTGGTACCGAGTACCACTATACAGTATCACCGAGTAGTGCAGGGGGGTGCCCGGAGCCAGAAGCCCTCGACGGCATGCGAAAGGGGCGCCGCCCGGAAAACCGGACGGCGCCCCTCTCACGTACCACCAAGCGCGAACGCTAGGCACCCAGCAGCTTGCGCACCCTCTCCGCGCCCACGGCGAGCAGCAGCGTGGGCAGTCGCGGCCCCGTCTCGCGGGTCACGAGAAGCCGGTACAGGAGCGCGAAGAACGACCGCTGCGCGACCTTGATCTCCGGCGGCAGCTCCTTCGGCGTCGCGTCCGCGGAGAACCCTGCCTGCACCTTCGGCACTCCGTACACGAGGTGCGTGAGCCCGTCGAGGGACCAGTGCGAGTCGAGGCCCTCGAGCAGCAGCCTCAGCGACTCGCGGCCCTCGTCGTCCAGG
Protein-coding sequences here:
- a CDS encoding PadR family transcriptional regulator; the protein is MDDLTEMLKGTLEGCVLEIIGSEETYGYAITRRLNELGFADVVEGTVYTILLRLERNGLVQVTKRPSGVGPPRKFYALNDAGREELAKFWAKWQYVSSRIDSLKEGGR
- a CDS encoding DUF1048 domain-containing protein, which codes for MGIQDIIEGKKQWRAHLARVKALPPDYQIVYKEMQKYLFKVGPVDLPDGGLLPGIVDFFEEGVAAGKGVLELVGTDVAAFCDDLIKDTRTYADIYQESISGEPGTALHRSDES
- a CDS encoding DUF1048 domain-containing protein is translated as MNFWEKVTGSDLTRDWEAFGARVKDLPDDYREAWDQIVAHLFPYGDFTGRNLTPILDSALGLLEVSAADGQSVHDVFGDDIPGFCTALAGGEGARTHRDRWREQLNANVAKKLSRLGG